From Sporolactobacillus pectinivorans:
CCTGATTCCTTCCATCTGCGATCCGTCCGCGAGAGCCGATAGCGACAGATAATCCGGACGGGTTGCACTGTTCATCAAAAAAGCGGAAATTTCCGCGCCTCTCCGGCGATATTTGTTCAGTTCGTTAATAATCTGGTCAGCGGAAAGGGTACCGATACCGTGGCCATAATAGAGATGATTCGACAAATCGACCGCGTTCTCACCCTGCCATTGCGGTGTCTGTGGGTTGACCTCGGGATTTTTAAAGTAGCGGACATCCCCGGGTATTCCTTGACCGACATGATGGGCATTCTTCAATGGGAGAAAAGGGTGATTTTGCCAGTCCCACAGGTAAAGGTGCTGGAAAACCTCGTTGAACCTTTCTTGAGAAATTGTTTTGATCAGCGCTTTGTAAAAAACAATCATCATGGCTGTTGCGCATTCGAAGGCATAAGCTTCGCCATTCTGAAAAATATCATCTATTGCTGCCGATGGCTGAATTCCCGTCCTGAGTTCAAAACCACCGTCCCCTGTCAGGTTCCAGAACGTTTCATTGCAAGCTGAATAGTAAAACGTAGCAAATGCTACGCCGCTTGAAAAAAGGGCGCGGGCGGCCTCGATTGTTTCATTACGCATTTTGATTTCGAAAGTCAGTTCGTGCCGCGACGGATAGGCAAACAGTTCGGATGATTCGGCCATCATGCGGATGATGACCGGCGCATAGCGGCCGGATTCTGCGAAACTACCATACATATCCGCTGTAAAAGTCTGACCGGATGTAATGATCATCTTCTTTCGCCTCCGCCTGATGAAATATTGAGTGACGCAAGCTGCTGAGGGATGGGCTGATTAATCCAGGCCCGCCAGCTTTTCGGCTGTTGTTTTCTCAAGCGCGCGGAACCGGTCGACAGACTCATCTGAACTTTGCCGGGCAATTTGAGAAAATCAGTATAGTTTCGTTTTTCACCTGGGAGCATTTCCTGAATGGGTTCACCGCTTTTGGCATCGACTGCTTTTCCCAAATATTTTGCACTGTAATGAATTCGGTAGGGGTGCCCTCCCGGCACCGCATCGTTGGTTTCACCTGTGTAAACCAGGTAATGCTCGTTTTCTTCATACCATGTCTCAAAAGACAGAAAAGCGGTTTTGTTATCCGGAGTGTGGCGGACTTCAGGGATAAAGCTAAGCATCCGCCGGGCATAATCACTTTCCACATTCTGATCGGACAGAAGAAAATTTGCCTGATAAACAAGCGAAACGGGATTTGCTATTTCAAGAAGTGCGCTGATCAGGTAGTGGCGCTGACTTTTATTTTTATAGCGATAGAAGATCAGGTTGGTCATCCCTTTGATCCAGTCCTGATGGTAGGTATGCAGAATCTGGATGGCTGTTTGGTCAATGACCTGGGTATAGTCCGTTGAAATAATATTGTTCCATCCGCTCTGGAGGATCCAGAGCATAGAAACGACAACAAGATCATGCTGGTCGGAAAATGGGAACCCTTCATTGATTCCGAGATCTGCACCGTGCAGCACATTTTGGATCTGAGAGAGCGCAATCCTCGGACGCAGTTCCAGATCTGTATCCCGTTCCTCCAACTGATCTTTCAGCATGAAAAGAACCGGAAATTCCAGCTGCGGATCATTGATCAGAGTGAAAGCGTGCTGGCGATCTGTCCGGCACCATTCTGACCATGTATCTCCAAGTCGGTCCGGTTGGCTGCGCCGCAGCTGATTCAATGGATTTTTCTGTGTATCCTCGGCTTCCATCATGATTCCTCCTGTTCACAGAGCCTTGTAATATCCTTATTCGTTCCGGAGTACGAATATGAACGACGCGGCAACTGAGCGTTTCCGGCAGGGAAAAGTTATGATACACTAGATCGCAGAGAGAAAAGAAGGGTGGACTGGCTATGAAGCAGTATTTGGATCTTTGCCGCAAGGTACTTGAAGAAGGTCACCAAAAATCCGATCGTACGGGAACGGGAACCATCAGCCTTTTCGGCTATCAGATGCGTTTTAACCTTCAGGATGGTTTTCCTCTGATGACGACGAAAAAACTGCACTACAAATCAATTATTTATGAATTGCTCTGGTTTCTGAAGGGTGATACCAATGTAAAATATTTGCAAGACCACGGCGTGCGGATCTGGAATGAATGGGCGGATGAGAATGGCGATCTGGGCCCAGTGTATGGCAGCCAGTGGCGCTCCTGGCCGGGGAAAAATGGGAAAACTATTGATCAGATTGCTCAATTGATGGATCAGATCAAAAACAATCCGGATTCACGCCGGCTGATTGTTACTGCCTGGAACCCGGCCGAAATTTCCGCCATGGCGCTGCCGCCATGTCACTGCCTGTTTCAGTTTTACGTGAATGACGGCAAACTAAGC
This genomic window contains:
- a CDS encoding protein-glutamine gamma-glutamyltransferase, whose amino-acid sequence is MIITSGQTFTADMYGSFAESGRYAPVIIRMMAESSELFAYPSRHELTFEIKMRNETIEAARALFSSGVAFATFYYSACNETFWNLTGDGGFELRTGIQPSAAIDDIFQNGEAYAFECATAMMIVFYKALIKTISQERFNEVFQHLYLWDWQNHPFLPLKNAHHVGQGIPGDVRYFKNPEVNPQTPQWQGENAVDLSNHLYYGHGIGTLSADQIINELNKYRRRGAEISAFLMNSATRPDYLSLSALADGSQMEGIRIAAGTSFYTF
- a CDS encoding thymidylate synthase — encoded protein: MKQYLDLCRKVLEEGHQKSDRTGTGTISLFGYQMRFNLQDGFPLMTTKKLHYKSIIYELLWFLKGDTNVKYLQDHGVRIWNEWADENGDLGPVYGSQWRSWPGKNGKTIDQIAQLMDQIKNNPDSRRLIVTAWNPAEISAMALPPCHCLFQFYVNDGKLSCQLYQRSADIFLGVPFNIASYALLTCMVAHVTGLEPGEFIHTLGDAHIYLNHTEQVKEQLTRAPRQLPKLKFMRDVKSVFDFDYGDFSIEDYHPYPHIKGEVSV